One genomic region from Branchiostoma lanceolatum isolate klBraLanc5 chromosome 7, klBraLanc5.hap2, whole genome shotgun sequence encodes:
- the LOC136437817 gene encoding protein-glutamine gamma-glutamyltransferase K-like yields the protein MTVGKPSWATVEFTNPLDVKLTQAVFRIEGPGLQRPKTIPYGIIMPGEKATFVEGMTPMRAGKKTIVASFTSDQLQQVTGEKEVLVKRA from the exons ATGACAGTGGGTAAACCGTCATGGGCGACAGTGGAGTTCACCAACCCCTTAGACGTGAAGCTGACGCAGGCAGTGTTCCGTATCGAAGGCCCCGGACTGCAGAGGCCCAAGACCATTCCTTATGG AATCATCATGCCTGGGGAAAAGGCCACGTTCGTGGAGGGTATGACACCTATGAGGGCCGGGAAGAAGACCATCGTGGCCTCCTTCACGTCTGACCAGCTGCAGCAGGTCACCGGGGAAAAGGAAGTTCTGGTGAAGAGGGCATAG